The Cryptosporangium aurantiacum DNA segment GCTATCGGCAGCGACAGCGGCCGTCGCTCCAGCAGGCGGGGCAGTACGCCGGCCAGCAACGCGCCGGCGCCGACGACGGCATAGGCCAGGTCAACGGGGTCCATGGGGCTACCCATGCCCCGGGCGCCGTCACTCGAAGCGGGACGTTCGCCACCCCAGCGCCGGCGCGACGTGGTTCCGGACGTCGGAGAGGATCTGCAGGTAGTCCTCGTGGTCGAATTCGTACGGCAGTTCGATCCGGAATTCGGTGACGTCGTCGAGCGTCGGGTCGGCGGTCAGTTGCTCGAGGATTTGCTCGGACGGCCCGACCAGGTCACGGGCGAACAGGATGCGCTGGGGGCCGTTGGGGCCGAGCGTCCGTTCGTATCGGCTCTCGGCGTAGGCCCGGTAGCGTTTGCGCGCCGTGGCGTCCGCGCTGTCGAACGGGACCACGACGCGGCCGAGCGCGACCCGCCCGGCGCGGGAACCGCGCCGGTAGGTGCGGATCAGCGCGCGCTGCGCGGTGACGAAGTCGTCGGTGCCCTCGCCGGTGATGACGTTGCCGGTGAGTAAGTGCAGGCCGGCGCCGCCGGCCCAGGCCGCCGACCGCCCGCTGCCCCCGCCGTACCAGAGGCGGTCGACCAGGCCGCGGCTGAACGGCTGGACCCGCGGCCGCTGCACGTTGCCGGGTGAGTGGATGACCGTGTCCTCGT contains these protein-coding regions:
- a CDS encoding LLM class flavin-dependent oxidoreductase, which encodes MPSIRTLAFLTPGNYPDDDPYRGLEDTLRQFEYGEELGYDGAWIRQRHLEHGVGSAAVFLAAAGQRTQRIQLGSAVIPIGYENPFRLAEDLATSDVLSRGRLQVGFSAGQPPHVDLLGPLAFDGDWRTYDLSYNRISRLADNLRGTFLGDEDTVIHSPGNVQRPRVQPFSRGLVDRLWYGGGSGRSAAWAGGAGLHLLTGNVITGEGTDDFVTAQRALIRTYRRGSRAGRVALGRVVVPFDSADATARKRYRAYAESRYERTLGPNGPQRILFARDLVGPSEQILEQLTADPTLDDVTEFRIELPYEFDHEDYLQILSDVRNHVAPALGWRTSRFE